One window of Pyrus communis chromosome 12, drPyrComm1.1, whole genome shotgun sequence genomic DNA carries:
- the LOC137711408 gene encoding uncharacterized protein produces the protein MGNCQAIDAATLVVQHPSGKEEKFYGEVSASEIMKMNPGHYVALLISTTLCPSNPTTDTGGDQKDKNSNPNDNKNTASSVRVTRIKLLRPTESLVLGRVYRLIATQEVMKGLWAKKQGKVKRNNNHQVEGEQQPQVERVMREKQFLTSGRRSETSELLEKDIQVNNKRERGGYRQRTATTSRTWQPSLHSISEAAS, from the exons ATGGGAAATTGTCAGGCAATTGATGCAGCAACACTGGTAGTACAACACCCAAGTGGGAAGGAAGAGAAGTTCTATGGGGAAGTGAGTGCAAGTGAGATCATGAAGATGAACCCTGGCCACTATGTTGCTCTTCTCATCTCCACCACCTTGTGTCCCTCCAATCCTACCACTGACACTGGTGGTGACCAGAAAGACAAGAATTCGAATCCAAACGACAACAAGAATACGGCTTCTTCGGTTCGAGTGACGCGCATAAAGCTCCTCAGGCCAACCGAATCTCTTGTTCTTGGCAGAGTTTACAGACTCATCGCCACTCAAG aaGTGATGAAGGGATTGTGGGCAAAGAAACAAGGGAAGGTGAAGAGAAATAACAATCATCAGGTGGAAGGAGAGCAGCAGCCACAAGTAGAGAGGGTGATGAGAGAGAAGCAATTTCTGACATCAGGCAGAAGATCTGAGACTTCTGAGCTGCTGGAGAAGGACATCCAg GTGAATAACAAACGTGAGAGAGGAGGATACCGACAAAGAACAGCAACAACATCAAGAACGTGGCAGCCCTCATTACACAGCATCTCAGAGGCTGCAAGTTGA
- the LOC137710300 gene encoding nucleobase-ascorbate transporter 6-like, with translation MAGGGGGGGGATKVDEPQPHPPKEQLPNISYCITSPPPWPDAILLGFQHYLVMLGTSVLIPSALVPQMGGGNEEKAKVIQTLLFVAGLNTLKQTLFGTRLPAVIGGSYTFVPTTISIILAGRFSDNQDPIEKFKRTMRAIQGALIVASTLQIVLGFSGLWRNVVRFLSPLSVVPLVAMVGFGLYELGFPVLAKCVEIGLPELVIVVFISQYMPHIIHRGKPIFDRFAVIFSVVIVWIYAHLLTVGGAYDGTGPKTQASCRTDRAGLINAAPWIRVPYPFQWGAPSFDAGEAFAMMAAALVALVESTGAFIAVSRFASATPVPPAILSRGVGWQGVGILVSGLFGTVTGSSVSVENAGLLALTRVGSRRVVQISAGFMIFFSILGKFGALFASIPGPIFAALYCLFFAYVGAGGLSFLQFCNLNTFRTKFILGFSIFIGLSVPQYFNEYTAINGYGPVHTGGRWFNDMINVPLQSEAFVAGCVAYFLDNTLHRKDSSVKKDRGKTWWNKFRSFKGDSRSEEFYSLPFNLNKYFPSV, from the exons CCGATGCCATTCTCCTTGGTTTTCAACACTACCTTGTGATGCTTGGAACTTCAGTTCTCATCCCCAGTGCTCTTGTTCCCCAGATGGGAGGAGGAAAT GAAGAGAAGGCCAAGGTGATCCAGACCCTGCTTTTTGTTGCTGGTTTGAACACATTGAAACAGACTTTGTTTGGGACTAGACTACCAGCAGTGATTGGAGGGTCGTATACGTTTGTCCCGACCACAATTTCCATCATATTAGCTGGTCGATTCAGTGATAATCAAGACCCTATAGAG AAATTTAAAAGGACAATGCGGGCAATCCAGGGTGCTCTTATTGTTGCTTCAACTCTTCAGATAGTCTTAGGCTTCAGTGGCCTTTGGCGTAATGTTGTAAG gtttttaAGCCCACTTTCAGTTGTTCCTTTGGTAGCAATGGTTGGTTTTGGACTCTACGAGTTAGGTTTTCCAGTG CTTGCCAAATGTGTGGAGATTGGACTGCCAGAACTTGTCATTGTAGTATTTATTTCTCAG TATATGCCCCACATAATTCACAGAGGAAAACCTATATTTGATCGTTTCGCTGTCATATTTTCCGTGGTGATTGTGTGGATATATGCTCACCTACTCACTGTTGGTGGAGCATACGATGGTACTGGCCCAAAAACACAGGCAAGCTGCCGTACTGATCGTGCTGGACTTATAAATGCTGCTCCGTG GATTAGAGTTCCATATCCCTTCCAATGGGGAGCACCTTCCTTTGATGCTGGTGAAGCCTTTGCTATGATGGCAGCGGCTTTAGTTGCACTTGTTGAG TCCACTGGTGCCTTCATTGCTGTGTCAAGATTTGCTAGTGCAACTCCAGTGCCACCTGCTATTCTGAGTCGTGGAGTTGGTTGGCAG GGAGTTGGCATTCTGGTTTCGGGCTTGTTTGGAACTGTGACCGGATCTTCAGTATCTGT TGAAAATGCTGGTCTTTTGGCGTTGACGCGTGTTGGCAGTCGAAGGGTTGTGCAAATATCTGCTGGTTTCATGATATTTTTCTCCATTCTGG GCAAATTTGGAGCACTCTTCGCGTCGATTCCAGGGCCAATCTTCGCTGCTTTGTACTGTCTGTTCTTTGCGTATGTTG GTGCCGGAGGTCTTAGCTTTCTTCAGTTCTGCAACCTGAACACCTTCCGAACAAAGTTCATATTAGGCTTCTCTATCTTCATTGGCTTGTCCGTGCCACAGTACTTCAATGAGTACACCGCCATCAACGGTTACGGTCCAGTCCACACAGGAGGAAGATGG TTCAATGATATGATCAATGTCCCTCTACAATCAGAAGCTTTTGTCGCGGGCTGTGTCGCATATTTCTTGGACAACACGCTGCACCGAAAGGATAGTTCAGTTAAGAAAGACCGAGGTAAAACGTGGTGGAACAAGTTCCGGTCCTTCAAGGGAGATTCAAGGAGTGAGGAGTTTTATTCGCTGCCATTCAATCTAAACAAGTACTTCCCATCCGTATGA